Proteins encoded together in one Agromyces sp. 3263 window:
- a CDS encoding metalloregulator ArsR/SmtB family transcription factor, with amino-acid sequence MIESLNALSEPNRLAIVELLRDHGPRSVGEIAATLDLRQPLVSKHLRVLSDAGMVAARVDAQRRIYDLEEAPFQEIDGWLDSFAAVWESRLDRLDAHLRRSEDPV; translated from the coding sequence GTGATCGAATCACTGAACGCACTCTCCGAGCCGAATCGGCTCGCCATCGTCGAGCTGCTGCGCGACCACGGGCCGCGTTCCGTCGGCGAGATCGCCGCAACGCTCGACCTGCGCCAGCCGCTGGTCTCCAAGCATCTGCGCGTCCTGAGCGACGCCGGCATGGTCGCCGCGCGCGTCGACGCCCAACGTCGCATCTACGACCTCGAGGAGGCTCCGTTCCAAGAGATCGACGGATGGCTCGATTCCTTCGCCGCGGTGTGGGAGAGCCGCCTCGACCGCCTCGACGCCCACCTGCGCCGCAGCGAGGACCCCGTATGA
- a CDS encoding SRPBCC domain-containing protein encodes MTALRMVKDLERREITLERELGADPDRVWRSWTVAEELEAWWGPEGWATTVRSLDVRPGGLWHFGMGPVGSSEPEVWIRSIYSEVIDHAVLAYVEGFSDATGADLDPESQAVTVEFFGLDPGRTRLVLHTRFPSIARLERIAAIGMVEGWRGGFDRLDRHLEKGTPS; translated from the coding sequence ATGACGGCCCTTCGCATGGTCAAGGACCTCGAGCGGCGCGAGATCACCCTCGAGCGCGAACTCGGCGCCGATCCCGACCGCGTGTGGCGTTCGTGGACCGTAGCCGAGGAGCTCGAAGCGTGGTGGGGGCCGGAAGGCTGGGCGACGACCGTGCGCTCGCTCGACGTTCGTCCGGGTGGGCTGTGGCACTTCGGCATGGGCCCCGTCGGCAGCAGCGAACCCGAGGTGTGGATCCGCTCGATCTACAGCGAGGTCATCGATCACGCGGTGCTGGCGTACGTCGAGGGCTTCTCGGACGCCACGGGCGCCGACCTCGATCCCGAGTCGCAGGCGGTGACGGTCGAGTTCTTCGGGCTCGACCCCGGCCGCACTCGGCTCGTCCTGCACACCAGGTTCCCCTCCATCGCCCGCCTGGAGCGAATCGCCGCCATCGGCATGGTGGAGGGGTGGCGGGGCGGATTCGACCGCCTCGACCGTCATCTCGAGAAGGGAACGCCATCATGA
- a CDS encoding alpha/beta hydrolase: MSSTRVGGANSTAAPATSTVVSADGTRLTTQAVGTGPLLVLVDPAMATRRDSAKLTTALAPHFTVVGYDRRGRGDSGDADPTGTDVANEVADVAAVIAAHGGRAILFGSSSGAALALEAAARLGDAVTGLVIYEPPFIVDDSRAPVPHDLPRRIAADVADGRTGAASAAFFTEAVGVPPVFVAMMRLMPMWRRAKRIVPTVRYDFAVLEGLQDGRPLPADRWKELTAPGVVIVGSRSEPFFRAGARSLAEVAPSIEFEVLEGGHHGTPMMSPAPLAQRMIARFASS; encoded by the coding sequence ATGAGCAGCACGCGCGTCGGCGGAGCGAACTCCACCGCCGCACCCGCGACCTCGACCGTCGTCTCCGCCGACGGAACACGCCTGACCACGCAGGCCGTCGGCACCGGCCCTCTCCTCGTCCTCGTCGACCCCGCCATGGCGACCCGCCGCGACTCCGCCAAGCTCACGACCGCGCTCGCACCGCACTTCACGGTCGTCGGCTACGACCGCCGCGGGCGCGGCGACAGCGGCGACGCCGATCCCACCGGCACGGATGTCGCCAACGAGGTCGCCGACGTCGCAGCCGTCATCGCGGCGCACGGCGGTCGGGCCATCCTCTTCGGCAGTTCGTCGGGAGCGGCGCTCGCCCTCGAGGCTGCCGCACGCCTGGGCGACGCCGTCACGGGCCTCGTGATCTACGAGCCCCCGTTCATCGTCGACGACAGCAGGGCCCCGGTCCCGCACGACCTCCCCCGTCGGATCGCCGCGGACGTCGCGGACGGCCGGACCGGCGCGGCATCCGCAGCGTTCTTCACGGAGGCGGTAGGCGTGCCACCCGTCTTCGTCGCGATGATGCGCCTCATGCCGATGTGGCGGCGGGCGAAGCGCATCGTGCCGACCGTCCGCTACGACTTCGCCGTACTGGAGGGCCTGCAGGACGGCCGACCGCTCCCGGCCGATCGCTGGAAGGAGCTCACGGCACCGGGCGTCGTCATCGTGGGCTCGCGCAGCGAGCCGTTCTTCCGCGCCGGTGCGCGGTCGCTCGCCGAGGTGGCGCCCTCCATCGAGTTCGAAGTGCTCGAGGGCGGACATCACGGCACGCCGATGATGTCGCCCGCTCCCCTCGCCCAGCGGATGATCGCCCGCTTCGCGAGCAGCTGA
- a CDS encoding sigma-70 family RNA polymerase sigma factor, with the protein MTDRRMLARRFESERPRLHAIATRLLGSPADADDAVQETWLRLERVDVDGIDNLEAWLTTVVSRVSLDLLRAPRRKREHSWQVEPWRDEPVAPEADPAELVAQSDQVSVALLVLLETLSPAERIALVLHDVFGRSFDEVADVLDRSPEAARQLASRARRRVRGAESPARPDRDRGRRIVDAWLIAARDGDVRALLELLDDGAVLRADYGTTVQLVDGAQAIAGQAVLAGRLAAHSTPVLIDGRPGVAAIMHGRVVSIMAFELDGDRIVGLDVLADPARVEELAVASFIS; encoded by the coding sequence ATGACCGATCGACGAATGTTGGCCCGGCGGTTCGAGTCCGAACGGCCCCGGCTGCACGCCATCGCGACACGGCTGCTCGGCTCGCCCGCTGACGCCGACGATGCCGTGCAGGAGACGTGGCTCCGGCTTGAACGCGTGGACGTCGACGGCATCGACAACCTCGAGGCCTGGCTGACGACCGTGGTGTCCCGAGTGAGCCTCGACCTGCTCCGCGCACCGCGCCGGAAGCGCGAGCACTCGTGGCAGGTCGAGCCCTGGCGGGATGAACCCGTCGCACCCGAGGCCGACCCGGCCGAGCTCGTGGCGCAGAGCGACCAGGTGAGCGTGGCGCTGCTCGTGCTGCTCGAGACCCTCAGCCCTGCCGAACGCATCGCGCTCGTGCTCCACGACGTGTTCGGCCGCTCCTTCGACGAAGTGGCCGACGTGCTCGACCGCTCCCCCGAGGCGGCCCGCCAGCTCGCGTCTCGAGCACGTCGCCGGGTGCGCGGCGCCGAGAGCCCCGCGCGCCCCGACCGTGACCGCGGCCGACGCATCGTCGACGCGTGGCTCATCGCGGCGCGTGACGGCGACGTGCGGGCCCTGCTGGAACTGCTCGACGACGGCGCCGTGCTTCGGGCCGATTATGGCACCACGGTGCAGCTCGTGGATGGTGCCCAGGCCATCGCCGGGCAGGCGGTGCTCGCGGGGAGGCTGGCGGCGCATTCGACCCCCGTGCTCATCGACGGCCGACCCGGCGTCGCGGCCATCATGCACGGGCGGGTCGTGTCGATCATGGCGTTCGAGCTCGACGGCGACCGGATCGTCGGGCTCGACGTGCTCGCAGACCCCGCCCGAGTGGAGGAACTCGCGGTCGCATCGTTTATCTCTTGA
- a CDS encoding zinc-dependent alcohol dehydrogenase family protein, whose translation MRGVIMYAPGDVRVEDRDRPSIVEPTDAVIRLSASCICGSDLWPYRGAEPVDRTPMGHEYVGVVTEIGDEVEDIRIGDFVVGSFFASDNTCEICRAGYQTHCVHRQPGAPTGAQSEYARIPLADGTLVATPAHPDPDLIPSLLAASDVLGTGWFAAVAAEAGPGKTVAVVGDGAVGLLGILAARELGAERIIAMSRHADRQALAREFGATDVVEERGDAGVAKIRELTDGLGAHSVIEAVGTQESMMQAIRATRAGGHVGYVGVAHDVALDGQELFFSGVHLHGGPAPVRRFLPELIELIWARRIDPGKVFDLSLPLEEAAEGYRAMDERRAVKVLLTTD comes from the coding sequence ATGCGTGGAGTGATCATGTACGCACCAGGCGACGTCCGCGTCGAGGACCGCGACCGCCCGTCGATCGTCGAGCCGACCGATGCCGTCATCCGCCTCAGCGCGTCCTGCATCTGCGGGTCTGACCTCTGGCCGTATCGCGGCGCTGAGCCGGTGGACCGCACCCCGATGGGCCACGAGTACGTCGGCGTGGTCACCGAGATCGGCGACGAGGTGGAGGACATCAGGATCGGCGACTTCGTCGTCGGATCGTTCTTCGCGTCCGACAACACCTGCGAGATCTGCCGTGCCGGCTACCAGACCCATTGCGTGCACCGCCAGCCCGGCGCGCCGACGGGCGCACAGTCGGAGTACGCCCGCATCCCCCTCGCCGACGGCACCCTGGTGGCCACGCCCGCCCATCCCGATCCCGACCTGATCCCGTCGCTCCTCGCCGCCTCCGACGTGCTGGGCACCGGGTGGTTCGCCGCCGTCGCCGCGGAGGCGGGCCCCGGCAAGACGGTCGCGGTCGTCGGCGACGGCGCGGTCGGCCTGCTCGGCATCCTCGCGGCCAGGGAGCTCGGCGCCGAACGGATCATCGCGATGAGCCGCCACGCCGACCGGCAGGCGCTCGCCCGCGAGTTCGGGGCCACCGACGTGGTCGAGGAGCGCGGGGATGCCGGCGTCGCGAAGATCAGGGAACTCACCGACGGGCTCGGGGCGCACAGCGTCATCGAGGCGGTGGGCACGCAGGAGTCGATGATGCAGGCGATCCGCGCCACCCGCGCCGGCGGGCACGTCGGCTATGTCGGGGTCGCCCATGACGTCGCGCTCGACGGGCAGGAGCTCTTCTTCTCGGGGGTGCACCTGCACGGGGGACCAGCCCCGGTGCGCCGATTCCTCCCCGAGCTGATCGAGCTGATCTGGGCCCGAAGGATCGACCCCGGCAAGGTCTTCGACCTCTCGCTTCCCCTCGAGGAGGCGGCGGAGGGCTACCGGGCGATGGACGAACGGCGAGCCGTCAAGGTGCTGCTCACCACGGACTGA